From Aliarcobacter butzleri, the proteins below share one genomic window:
- the gltX gene encoding glutamate--tRNA ligase, which yields MAITRFAPSPTGYLHIGGLRTSLYSYLWARKTGGEFRLRIEDTDLARNSEEAMKAIIDAFDWVGLNYDGEVFYQSKRTDIYKQYIDKLLESGNAYKCYMSKEELDALRAAQEAAKQTPRYDGTWRPEPGKELPPVPAGVEPVIRIKAPTTGTIEFDDGVKGHMKFDANQVDDYVIARSNGMPTYNFVVAIDDALMGMTDVIRGDDHLSNTPKQIVVYNALGFKVPKFYHVPMINNPEGKKLSKRDGAMDVMDYKRLGYLPEALLNFLVRLGWSNGDQEIFSMKEMLELFDPSNINKSASSYNGEKLLWLNSEYIKAVSNERLIEELKFFDLDLSNYPKKNEILDLAKQRAQTLVELKKSITDIIDIPTSYEESGVKKFIKEDTKELLEKYLLLLESNKNSLDSVEKIEEFTKPFINDNGLKFPQLFQPIRIALTGGTQAPSVYDIIFILGYDEIFKRINEALKRNFQNT from the coding sequence ATGGCTATTACAAGATTTGCGCCAAGTCCTACAGGATACTTACATATTGGTGGATTAAGAACTTCATTATATAGTTATTTATGGGCTAGAAAAACAGGTGGAGAATTTAGATTAAGAATCGAAGATACGGATTTAGCTAGAAATAGTGAAGAAGCTATGAAAGCTATTATAGATGCTTTTGATTGGGTTGGACTTAATTATGATGGAGAAGTATTTTATCAATCAAAAAGAACAGATATTTATAAACAATATATTGATAAGTTATTAGAAAGTGGAAATGCTTATAAATGTTATATGAGTAAAGAAGAACTTGATGCTTTAAGAGCAGCTCAAGAAGCAGCAAAACAAACACCAAGATATGATGGAACTTGGAGACCAGAACCTGGAAAAGAGTTACCTCCAGTTCCAGCTGGAGTTGAACCTGTAATTAGAATAAAAGCTCCAACAACTGGAACTATCGAGTTTGATGATGGTGTAAAAGGACATATGAAATTCGATGCTAATCAAGTTGATGATTATGTAATTGCAAGATCAAATGGAATGCCTACATACAACTTTGTTGTTGCTATTGATGATGCTTTAATGGGGATGACAGATGTAATTAGAGGTGATGACCACTTATCTAATACTCCAAAACAAATAGTTGTTTATAATGCTTTAGGTTTTAAAGTTCCAAAATTCTATCATGTACCAATGATAAATAATCCAGAAGGTAAAAAACTATCAAAAAGAGATGGTGCTATGGATGTTATGGATTATAAAAGACTTGGATATTTACCTGAAGCTTTATTAAACTTTTTAGTAAGACTTGGTTGGTCAAATGGTGATCAAGAAATTTTTTCTATGAAAGAGATGTTAGAACTATTTGATCCATCAAATATAAATAAATCAGCATCTTCTTATAATGGAGAAAAACTTTTATGGCTAAATAGTGAATATATAAAAGCTGTATCAAATGAAAGATTAATTGAAGAATTGAAATTTTTTGATTTAGATTTATCAAATTACCCTAAGAAAAATGAGATTTTAGATTTAGCAAAACAAAGAGCTCAAACTTTAGTTGAATTAAAAAAATCAATAACAGATATTATTGATATTCCAACTTCTTATGAAGAATCTGGAGTTAAAAAGTTTATAAAAGAAGATACAAAAGAACTTTTAGAAAAATATTTATTATTATTAGAATCAAATAAAAATTCTTTAGATAGTGTTGAAAAAATAGAAGAATTTACAAAACCTTTTATAAATGACAATGGTTTAAAATTCCCACAATTGTTCCAACCTATAAGAATTGCATTAACTGGAGGAACACAAGCTCCATCAGTTTATGACATCATTTTTATACTTGGATATGATGAAATTTTCAAAAGAATAAATGAGGCTTTAAAAAGAAATTTTCAAAATACTTGA
- a CDS encoding sensor histidine kinase: protein MYLGSSFILMFIAAFFYYQNEKILYIDLVKSNMQSIVSKASNEVIVSHMMNEKFDKEKYLNSHEYKISFYDKNKSKLFGNLEENIDLNEKFIFDNESIILVDNSTVGHLGIEYIALKDTSLFDKLERLKISIVIFFLVFYFIISLIGIYLAKLFLKPIKDERNKLNNFIKDTTHELNTPISAIMMSSENENLSSKQIERIRYSANRLSEIYKDLTYIFLENIEVKVAEELELSKIIKEQIDSFEPIFSRKKLKIKIELEDTLYKMNKDDFIRLFNNLFSNAIKYNKINGDIEVILKDKKLSIKDSGIGIDKNKIKDIFKRYYRATNQSGGFGLGLNIVNMICQTYKIKIEVESIENQGTTFIIYF from the coding sequence TTGTATTTAGGTTCATCATTTATTTTGATGTTTATAGCTGCATTTTTTTATTATCAAAATGAAAAGATTTTATATATTGATTTAGTTAAATCAAACATGCAAAGTATCGTATCAAAAGCTTCAAATGAAGTTATAGTATCACATATGATGAATGAAAAATTTGATAAAGAAAAATACCTAAATTCGCATGAATATAAAATCTCTTTTTATGATAAAAATAAAAGTAAATTATTTGGGAATTTAGAAGAAAACATAGATTTAAATGAAAAGTTTATCTTTGATAATGAATCGATTATTTTAGTAGATAATTCAACTGTAGGGCATTTAGGTATTGAATATATTGCTTTGAAAGATACTAGCTTATTTGATAAGTTAGAAAGACTTAAAATATCAATAGTTATATTCTTTTTAGTATTTTATTTTATCATTTCATTAATAGGAATTTATTTAGCAAAACTATTTTTGAAACCAATAAAAGATGAAAGAAATAAATTAAATAACTTTATAAAAGATACAACTCACGAATTAAATACGCCAATAAGTGCAATAATGATGTCAAGCGAAAATGAAAACTTATCATCAAAACAAATTGAAAGAATACGATATAGTGCAAATAGATTATCTGAAATATATAAAGATTTAACATATATATTTTTGGAAAATATTGAAGTTAAAGTAGCTGAAGAATTGGAATTATCTAAAATAATAAAAGAACAAATAGATAGTTTTGAACCAATATTTTCAAGAAAGAAATTAAAAATAAAAATAGAACTAGAAGATACTTTATATAAGATGAATAAAGATGATTTTATAAGACTTTTTAACAACCTTTTTTCAAATGCAATAAAATACAACAAAATAAATGGTGATATAGAAGTCATCTTAAAAGATAAAAAACTAAGCATAAAAGATAGTGGAATAGGAATAGATAAAAATAAAATAAAAGATATATTCAAACGATATTATAGAGCAACAAATCAAAGTGGTGGTTTTGGATTGGGTCTAAATATCGTAAATATGATATGCCAAACTTACAAGATAAAAATCGAAGTTGAGTCTATTGAAAATCAAGGAACAACTTTTATTATATATTTTTAA
- a CDS encoding RNA recognition motif domain-containing protein, producing MNIYVGNLSYRMNDKELETVFAKFGEVKSAKVIMDKETGRSKGFAFVEMADAKAGKDAIEALNGNDCEGRTLRVNEAKPREERPRRQF from the coding sequence ATGAACATTTACGTAGGAAATTTATCATACAGAATGAATGATAAAGAGTTAGAAACTGTTTTCGCTAAATTTGGTGAAGTAAAAAGTGCAAAAGTTATCATGGATAAAGAGACAGGAAGATCAAAAGGTTTTGCTTTCGTTGAAATGGCAGATGCAAAAGCTGGTAAAGATGCTATCGAAGCTTTAAATGGTAATGATTGTGAAGGAAGAACGTTAAGAGTTAACGAAGCTAAACCAAGAGAAGAAAGACCAAGAAGACAATTCTAA
- a CDS encoding response regulator transcription factor, producing the protein MKILLLEDDLILNEIIEEYLISQEHEVITAFSGNEAQDYLYSQTFDLLILDVNVPFVSGFELLKELRTQNIKTPTIFITSLNMVEDMQKGFDSGCDDYLKKPFELKELDLRINNIKRLFNITPKELINISKDAFLDIQNLLIIKNNQKIHLAKKECEVLQYLINSSKTVSIEELSLNLWAYEDNPNDSTIRTYIKNLRKILGEKKIINIRGVGYRFNKE; encoded by the coding sequence ATGAAGATTTTATTACTCGAAGATGATTTGATTTTAAATGAGATAATCGAAGAATATTTGATTTCACAAGAACATGAAGTTATTACTGCTTTTAGTGGTAATGAAGCCCAAGACTATTTATATTCGCAAACTTTTGATTTATTAATTTTAGACGTAAATGTTCCTTTTGTAAGCGGTTTTGAATTACTAAAAGAGTTGCGAACTCAAAATATTAAAACACCAACTATTTTTATAACTTCTTTGAATATGGTCGAAGATATGCAAAAAGGGTTTGATAGTGGTTGTGATGACTATTTAAAAAAACCTTTTGAATTAAAAGAGTTAGACTTACGAATAAATAATATAAAAAGACTTTTCAATATAACCCCTAAAGAGTTAATAAATATATCAAAAGATGCTTTTTTAGATATTCAAAATTTATTAATAATAAAAAACAATCAAAAAATTCATTTAGCAAAAAAAGAGTGTGAAGTTTTGCAGTATTTGATAAATTCTTCAAAAACTGTAAGCATAGAAGAGTTAAGTTTAAATCTTTGGGCTTATGAAGATAATCCAAATGATTCCACTATTAGAACATATATAAAGAATTTACGAAAGATTTTAGGTGAAAAAAAGATAATAAATATAAGAGGAGTTGGTTATAGATTTAACAAAGAGTGA
- a CDS encoding FixH family protein, producing MKNLFKVFLALFLTVGFLNAQSLNQKNQVDGYDVEITSTRDLSAGSNELFANITKDGKAVTTAKVKVKFFMPEMPGMPYMEHEGEGSLAGDKYKMTINFCMNGTWQYQLKFKTDDGVIHTVKSSVNF from the coding sequence ATGAAAAATCTATTCAAAGTGTTTTTAGCACTATTTCTTACAGTTGGCTTTTTAAATGCACAAAGCTTAAATCAAAAAAATCAAGTTGATGGATATGATGTTGAAATTACAAGTACAAGAGATTTAAGTGCTGGTTCAAACGAGCTTTTTGCAAATATTACAAAAGATGGAAAAGCTGTAACAACTGCTAAAGTTAAAGTTAAATTCTTTATGCCAGAAATGCCAGGAATGCCATATATGGAGCATGAAGGTGAAGGAAGTTTAGCTGGTGATAAATATAAAATGACTATTAATTTTTGTATGAATGGAACTTGGCAATATCAACTAAAATTTAAAACAGATGATGGTGTTATTCATACAGTTAAAAGTAGTGTGAATTTCTAA
- a CDS encoding TolC family protein, whose product MLKILFSSSLVISLLGAVSIDELVNDSFEKNYDIKSLEKSIEIANHQIAIAKNWENPMIAFKTNEIMFDKPLSNQKEYGVELSQAIPIGKKLDIEENIAKNDRNIQIYSLEDKKLELESKIYEYSYNILIFEKRYELLNTYQKNLKKLENLNTLLQKYEKATLNEVIDSQISSLDLKLEQENLKNSIDNLYLNLEQITYKKVDSITQNLDIKRVDKEKATSNLSSHPQVKTLEENSTKYSQMASLEDAKKFSSVTVSLEYMQNKEQDYANVTVAIPLPIYKTENVNRIKAKLNANETNDKLDSLLHNLSLETQIYVNNLNQNVRNYEVIQKEIIPLKQKIQKNIENYNSFEKSNPQDSIKNLNELITYELKALDEVQKYYENYSKLLYYSNKGIK is encoded by the coding sequence ATGTTAAAGATTTTATTTAGTTCATCTTTAGTTATCTCTTTATTGGGAGCTGTTTCTATTGATGAATTAGTAAATGATAGTTTTGAAAAAAATTATGACATTAAAAGCTTAGAAAAATCTATTGAAATTGCAAATCATCAAATAGCAATTGCAAAAAATTGGGAAAACCCAATGATTGCTTTTAAAACAAATGAAATTATGTTTGATAAACCTTTATCAAATCAAAAAGAGTATGGAGTAGAACTTTCTCAAGCTATTCCTATTGGAAAAAAACTTGATATTGAAGAAAATATTGCAAAGAATGATAGAAATATTCAAATATATAGTTTAGAAGATAAGAAACTTGAGTTAGAATCAAAAATATATGAATACTCTTACAATATTCTGATTTTTGAAAAAAGATACGAATTACTCAATACTTACCAAAAAAATTTAAAGAAATTAGAAAATCTAAATACTTTATTACAAAAATATGAAAAGGCAACTTTAAATGAAGTAATAGATAGTCAAATTTCATCTTTAGATTTAAAGTTAGAACAAGAAAATCTAAAAAATAGTATTGATAACTTGTACTTGAATTTAGAACAAATCACATATAAAAAAGTTGATTCTATAACTCAAAATCTAGATATAAAAAGAGTTGATAAAGAAAAAGCGACTTCAAATCTTAGTTCTCATCCTCAAGTAAAAACTTTAGAAGAAAATAGCACAAAATATAGTCAAATGGCATCTTTAGAAGATGCTAAAAAATTTTCTAGTGTGACGGTAAGTTTAGAATATATGCAAAATAAAGAGCAAGATTATGCAAATGTAACAGTTGCTATTCCTCTTCCTATTTATAAAACTGAAAATGTAAATAGAATAAAAGCAAAGTTAAATGCAAATGAAACAAATGATAAATTGGATAGTTTATTACACAATTTATCTTTAGAAACGCAAATTTATGTAAATAATCTAAATCAAAATGTAAGAAACTATGAAGTAATCCAAAAAGAGATAATTCCTCTAAAACAAAAGATTCAAAAAAACATAGAAAATTATAATAGTTTTGAAAAATCAAATCCACAAGATAGTATAAAAAATCTAAATGAGTTAATAACTTATGAATTAAAAGCCTTAGATGAAGTTCAAAAATATTATGAAAACTACTCTAAACTACTCTATTACTCTAACAAAGGTATAAAATGA